The following are encoded together in the Cicer arietinum cultivar CDC Frontier isolate Library 1 chromosome 2, Cicar.CDCFrontier_v2.0, whole genome shotgun sequence genome:
- the LOC101503392 gene encoding ATPase GET3D, chloroplastic isoform X1, whose translation MGATSTFSFPFLVGVPFSPSTSLRTKPTLAVAASSEDAPATKLLTFIGKGGSGKTTAAIFAAQHYAMAGLNTCLVIHSQDVTADYLLNCKIGTSHVICSKNLSAVRLETTKMLLEPLKLLKQADAQLNMTQGTLGGIVGEELGILPGMDSIFLVLALERLVGFLGMEASKSRQDKFDIIIYDGVSSEETLRIMGGSSKARLYLKYIRTLAEKTDLGRLAAPSLLRLVDEAMTISSSRSYFNGRMSSETWDTLDQFLERGSSAFSNPQRFGCLLVMDPNNQTSVNSALRYWGCTIQAGAQVSGAFGISSQQPKLESFERAKKNLSPLPSAFISSPLMNSPIDWSSVLLNTANEDARNILTSLSSQSSNTTSSVKFDVKRKSVTLFMPGFDKSEIKLYQYRGGSELLVEAGDQRRVIPLPPTIQGKVGGAKFQDRSLVITLL comes from the exons ATGGGTGCGACTTCAACCTTCTCGTTTCCCTTTCTTGTCGGAGTTCCCTTTTCTCCTTCAACTTCTCTTCGAACAAAACCGACTTTAGCAGTAGCTGCTTCTTCGGAGGATGCACCCGCAACTAAATTACTGACATTTATCGGCAAAGGAGGTTCTGGCAAAACCACCGCCGCTATCTTCGCTGCTCAG CATTATGCAATGGCTGGATTGAACACATGTTTAGTGATACATAGCCAAGACGTCACTGCTGACTATCTCCTCAACTGTAAGATTGGAACTTCCCATGTCATATGCAGCAAGAACCTTTCAGCTGTTAGGTTGGAAACAACCAAA ATGCTTCTTGAACCCTTAAAACTTCTGAAGCAAGCAGATGCCCAGCTTAATATGACACAAGGAACACTTGGAGGG ATTGTTGGAGAAGAGCTTGGCATCCTTCCCGGAATGGACTCGATCTTTTTAGTACTTGCACTTGAGAGGCTTGTAGGATTTTTGGGGATGGAGGCTTCAAAGAGTCGACAAGATAAATTTGACATAATAATATATGATGGTGTCAGCAGCGAGGAAACCTTGCGAATCATGGGTGGAAGCAGTAAAGCAAG attgtacttgaaatatatcCGCACATTGGCTGAGAAAACTGACCTTGGGAGACTGGCTGCTCCTTCACTCCTCAGACTTGTGGATGAGGCCATGACAATAAGTAGCAGCAGATCTTATTTCAATGGTAGGATGAGTTCAGAAACATGGGACACTTTGGATCAATTTCTGGAG AGGGGATCTTCTGCCTTCTCAAACCCACAGAGGTTTGGTTGCTTGCTTGTGATGGATCCTAACAATCAAACGTCTGTCAATTCTGCATTACGTTATTGGGGGTGTACAATTCAGGCTGGTGCTCAAGTTTCAGGTGCATTTGGAATCTCCTCTCAGCAACCAAAACTGGAATCATTCGAAAGAGCAAAGAAAAATCTTTCTCCCTTGCCTTCTGCTTTCATCTCAAGTCCGTTAATGAATAGCCCAATAGATTGGAGCAGTGTTCTACTCAACACTGCGAATGAAGATGCTAGGAATATTCTTACTTCACTATCAAGCCAATCCAGTAATACGACATCATCAGTTAAATTTGATGTCAAAAGAAAATCAGTTACGCTCTTCATGCCAGGTTTTGACAAATCAGAGATTAAGCTATACCAA tATAGGGGGGGATCTGAGCTTTTGGTAGAAGCAGGCGACCAAAGACGTGTCATCCCTTTGCCTCCAACAATTCAAGGAAAGGTTGGCGGGGCCAAATTCCAGGACAGAAGTCTTGTTATTACATTGCTATAA
- the LOC101503392 gene encoding ATPase GET3D, chloroplastic isoform X2, with product MAGLNTCLVIHSQDVTADYLLNCKIGTSHVICSKNLSAVRLETTKMLLEPLKLLKQADAQLNMTQGTLGGIVGEELGILPGMDSIFLVLALERLVGFLGMEASKSRQDKFDIIIYDGVSSEETLRIMGGSSKARLYLKYIRTLAEKTDLGRLAAPSLLRLVDEAMTISSSRSYFNGRMSSETWDTLDQFLERGSSAFSNPQRFGCLLVMDPNNQTSVNSALRYWGCTIQAGAQVSGAFGISSQQPKLESFERAKKNLSPLPSAFISSPLMNSPIDWSSVLLNTANEDARNILTSLSSQSSNTTSSVKFDVKRKSVTLFMPGFDKSEIKLYQYRGGSELLVEAGDQRRVIPLPPTIQGKVGGAKFQDRSLVITLL from the exons ATGGCTGGATTGAACACATGTTTAGTGATACATAGCCAAGACGTCACTGCTGACTATCTCCTCAACTGTAAGATTGGAACTTCCCATGTCATATGCAGCAAGAACCTTTCAGCTGTTAGGTTGGAAACAACCAAA ATGCTTCTTGAACCCTTAAAACTTCTGAAGCAAGCAGATGCCCAGCTTAATATGACACAAGGAACACTTGGAGGG ATTGTTGGAGAAGAGCTTGGCATCCTTCCCGGAATGGACTCGATCTTTTTAGTACTTGCACTTGAGAGGCTTGTAGGATTTTTGGGGATGGAGGCTTCAAAGAGTCGACAAGATAAATTTGACATAATAATATATGATGGTGTCAGCAGCGAGGAAACCTTGCGAATCATGGGTGGAAGCAGTAAAGCAAG attgtacttgaaatatatcCGCACATTGGCTGAGAAAACTGACCTTGGGAGACTGGCTGCTCCTTCACTCCTCAGACTTGTGGATGAGGCCATGACAATAAGTAGCAGCAGATCTTATTTCAATGGTAGGATGAGTTCAGAAACATGGGACACTTTGGATCAATTTCTGGAG AGGGGATCTTCTGCCTTCTCAAACCCACAGAGGTTTGGTTGCTTGCTTGTGATGGATCCTAACAATCAAACGTCTGTCAATTCTGCATTACGTTATTGGGGGTGTACAATTCAGGCTGGTGCTCAAGTTTCAGGTGCATTTGGAATCTCCTCTCAGCAACCAAAACTGGAATCATTCGAAAGAGCAAAGAAAAATCTTTCTCCCTTGCCTTCTGCTTTCATCTCAAGTCCGTTAATGAATAGCCCAATAGATTGGAGCAGTGTTCTACTCAACACTGCGAATGAAGATGCTAGGAATATTCTTACTTCACTATCAAGCCAATCCAGTAATACGACATCATCAGTTAAATTTGATGTCAAAAGAAAATCAGTTACGCTCTTCATGCCAGGTTTTGACAAATCAGAGATTAAGCTATACCAA tATAGGGGGGGATCTGAGCTTTTGGTAGAAGCAGGCGACCAAAGACGTGTCATCCCTTTGCCTCCAACAATTCAAGGAAAGGTTGGCGGGGCCAAATTCCAGGACAGAAGTCTTGTTATTACATTGCTATAA